A single window of Marispirochaeta aestuarii DNA harbors:
- a CDS encoding carbohydrate kinase family protein, producing the protein MESPNFRKFLSSLPGDGGLTPGGLVFAESLSRFAGLPAEECIAALTQGRKPDKVNLGGPAVVSMIHAAQVLPKEWNIQFYTCLGDDPESERLMEDLKRFPMALYTDRAPGCSVPSTVVLSDPSWHDGAGERSFVNTPGSALAFSPDMLDEGFFRSDICLWGGSALVPPLHDNLAFLTKKARERGSLNVAGTVYDFRHQAADPVHAWPLGTHENPAYPWIDILITDREEARRLSLQEDVEDAAEFLLAQGCGACIITRGKDDVYVKTRSDLFRSVPGKFFPVSELIVFDLAENPEKRGDTTGCGDNFMGGVLASVARQMDADPAGPVDLEEAVVEGICAGGLALYHVGGVYAEKYPGEKQKKIEEIKSSYTGQSA; encoded by the coding sequence TTGGAGTCCCCGAATTTCCGGAAATTCCTCTCCAGTTTGCCTGGAGACGGCGGTCTTACGCCGGGAGGCCTTGTATTTGCGGAAAGTCTTTCCCGATTTGCAGGACTTCCTGCGGAAGAGTGTATCGCAGCTCTCACACAGGGCCGAAAACCAGACAAGGTCAATCTGGGAGGACCGGCTGTGGTGTCCATGATTCACGCTGCCCAGGTTCTGCCGAAGGAGTGGAATATTCAGTTTTACACCTGCCTGGGGGACGACCCTGAATCGGAGAGGCTGATGGAAGACCTGAAGCGCTTTCCCATGGCCCTGTACACCGACCGGGCTCCCGGCTGTTCGGTGCCTTCAACGGTGGTGCTCTCGGACCCGTCCTGGCATGACGGAGCGGGGGAGCGCAGTTTTGTGAACACCCCGGGAAGTGCCCTGGCCTTCTCTCCGGATATGCTGGATGAGGGGTTCTTTCGAAGTGACATATGCCTCTGGGGCGGCAGTGCCCTTGTCCCGCCGCTTCATGACAATCTGGCTTTCCTGACAAAAAAGGCGAGGGAGCGGGGCAGTCTCAATGTTGCGGGGACCGTGTATGATTTTCGACATCAGGCGGCTGACCCTGTACATGCCTGGCCTCTGGGGACCCATGAAAATCCGGCGTATCCCTGGATCGATATCCTCATTACAGACAGGGAGGAGGCCCGGCGTCTCTCCCTGCAGGAGGATGTCGAGGATGCCGCGGAGTTCCTGCTGGCGCAGGGTTGCGGTGCCTGCATCATTACCCGGGGAAAGGACGATGTTTATGTAAAAACCCGCTCGGATCTCTTTCGATCTGTCCCGGGGAAATTTTTCCCGGTGAGCGAATTAATAGTGTTCGACCTGGCGGAAAACCCGGAAAAGAGGGGCGACACTACCGGCTGCGGAGATAATTTTATGGGCGGGGTTCTGGCCTCCGTTGCCCGGCAGATGGATGCGGATCCAGCCGGTCCTGTGGATCTTGAGGAAGCTGTTGTCGAAGGGATCTGTGCCGGCGGGCTGGCACTCTATCATGTCGGAGGTGTCTATGCTGAAAAGTATCCCGGGGAAAAACAGAAGAAAATCGAGGAAATAAAGAGCAGCTACACGGGTCAGTCTGCATGA